The Theileria orientalis strain Shintoku DNA, chromosome 2, complete genome genome has a window encoding:
- a CDS encoding uncharacterized protein (electron transport protein SCO1/SenC family protein) has product MITGVPKNVRLYSTKNNPGIRITFKGALANIAICGLVGGGVYYAFNRKKNQQLAIVKEERYGTPQLGGSYKLVDQNGVTRSSEEFKGKYQLIYFGFCNCPDICPEEMDKQTQVVSQLDKQFGPVVQPIFISVDPKRDTPQLLKKYVKEYHPRLVALTGTPEVIKNVTRKFRVYYNEGIKATEQDYLVDHSIIHYLMDKDGTFLEFYGKNINAQEMVKSISKIVKNK; this is encoded by the exons ATGATAACAGGAGTGCCAAAGAATGTTAGATTGTATTCAACGAAGAATAATCCAGGAATCAGA ATCACGTTCAAGGGAGCATTGGCAAACATCGCAATCTGCGG ATTGGTAGGAGGAGGAGTGTACTACGCATTCAACAGAAAGAAGAATCAACAACTTG CGATTGTAAAGGAGGAGAGGTATGGAACGCCGCAACTGGGAGGAAGCTATAAGCTGGTGGACCAGAACGGCGTAACAAGATCCTCGGAGGAGTTCAAGGGAAAATACCAGCTAATATACTTTG gaTTTTGCAACTGCCCTGATATATGCCCAGAAGAAATGGATAAACAAACGCAAGTTGTTAGTCAACTGG ATAAGCAATTCGGGCCAGTGGTACAACCAATATTCATATCAG TTGACCCGAAAAGAGACACACCACAGCTGTTGAAAAAGTACGTAAAGGAGTACCATCCAAGACTAGTGGCGCTGACAGGAACACCA GAGGTGATAAAAAACGTTACCAGAAAGTTCCGAGTATACTACAACGAGGGCATAAAGGCAACGGAACAGGACTACCTGGTGGACCACTCAATAATACACTACCTAATGG aTAAGGATGGAACGTTTTTGGAATTCTATGGAAAGAATATCAACGCACAGGAAATGGTTAAATCAATATcgaaaatagttaaaaataaataa
- a CDS encoding protein kinase produces the protein MYSEVDDQIIAQGAEAIVKKVKYLGKVCILKRRLFKPFRHKTLDENLTKSRMVAECRSTAKLRRHGVYVPVIYLVDFDKRETVYEFIPGETVSSILSRGQFKYYDLIGENIAKMHNANIIHGDLTTKNMIMCKGRILCIIDFGLSFFSTLAEDKAVDLYVLERCLTPETFQDVLNSYESLVNDSEDVIRKLDEVRLRGRKRDLSG, from the exons ATGTACTCCGAGGTTGACGACCAGATAATTGCCCAGGGTGCTGAAGCT ATTGTCAAGAAGGTTAAATATCTTGGCAAGGTGTGTATCCTGAAACGGAGGCTCTTTAAGCCGTTTCGTCACAAGACTCTCGACGAGAATCTGACCAAGAGTCGAATGGTCGCTGAATGCCGCAGCACTGCCAAGTTGAGGCGGCACGGCGTTTACGTGCCTGTCATTTACCTCGTCGACTTCGATAAACGCGAAACCGTCTACGAGTTCATCCCCGGGGAGACCGTCAGTTCCATTTTGTCTAGGGGCCAGTTTAAGTACTACGATCTCATTGGCGAGAACATTGCAAAAATGCACAACGCCAACATCATTCACGGCGATTTAACTACTAAAAACATGATAATGTGCAAGGGTCGCATTCTTTGTATTATAGATTTCGGCCTCAGCTTCTTTTCTACTCTCGCTGAg gACAAAGCAGttgatttatatgttttagAGCGTTGTTTGACTCCGGAAACT TTCCAGGATGTTCTTAATTCATACGAATCTCTTGTCAACGACTCCGAAGATGTCATTCGAAAACTCGACGAGGTTAGGCTTCGAGGTAGGAAGCGTGACCTTTCTGGCTAA
- a CDS encoding uncharacterized protein (glycine cleavage H-protein family protein) codes for MDYISKIRNIARLTSIVLPNQGRFIRSKSIAIEPKIHVNYAKNKWKRCVECVDKRYYVTSGNQIKLEDDYYIKEAESNFWLLGVTKSKFKDFNEIVYINFTEETELKRGDYLFSVEDSKTLYDFYSPLDCTIEEVNPKFANQTTEEVLKDLFDNPEGDKNYLVKVKKKSS; via the coding sequence ATGGATTATATCTCCAAAATAAGAAATATAGCTAGATTGACTTCGATTGTACTGCCAAATCAAGGGAGATTCATTAGAAGTAAAAGTATAGCAATTGAGCCAAAAATACATGTAAACTAtgctaaaaataaatggaaaCGATGTGTTGAGTGTGTTGATAAAAGATACTATGTCACAAGTGGCAATCAGATAAAATTGGAAGATGATTACTACATAAAAGAGGCGGAATCAAACTTCTGGCTACTGGGAGTGacaaaaagtaaatttaaagacTTCAACGAAATAgtgtacataaattttacagaAGAAACGGAGTTGAAAAGGGGAGATTATCTATTCAGCGTCGAAGATTCCAAAACATTATACGACTTCTATTCACCGTTGGATTGCACAATCGAGGAAGTAAACCCGAAGTTTGCAAATCAGACGACTGAGGAGGTACTAAAAGACCTGTTCGATAACCCGGAAGGTGATAAGAACTATCTGGTAaaggtgaagaagaaatcaagttga
- a CDS encoding predicted protein — protein sequence MEFSGSSEDNEKRTIWMNKRNRERLKKRLKCEDVYARSRSTSPDVYREILNKYRKAEENKEETGDNIGKDIEHRKKDVNNDGKHTQDKTHDNKESEETSNELKSIQTSVDQVDESDSDDEYGPKPLKVKPSLEKRINYGNELLPGEGDAIAQFVQQGKRIPRRGEVGLTSDEIENFEKIGYVMSGSRHRAINAMRIKKESMVLTAEQERAKMLEKYQARMNKENEIVNNLKEMLS from the exons ATGGAATTCTCAGGATCTAGTGAAGATAACGAAAAGCGTACAATATGGATGAATAAAAGGAACAGAGAAAGGTTGAAAAAAAGATTAAAATGTGAAGATGTATACGCAAGGTCGAGAAGCACGAGTCCAGATGTATACAGAGAAATACTCAATAAATATCGCAAAGCAGAAGAAAACAAAGAGGAAACAGGGGATAATATTGGAAAAGATATAGAACATCGTAAGAAGGATGTAAATAATGATGGAAAACACACACAGGATAAAACACATGATAACAAGGAATCAGAGGAAACCTCAAACGAGTTAAAATCTATACAAACATCTGTTGATCAAGTGGATGAATCTGATAGTGATGACGAATATGGTCCTAAACCCTTGAAAGTTAAACCTTCATTGGAAAAGAGAATCAACTACGGGAACGAATTGTTACCTGGAGAAGGGGACGCAATAGCGCAATTTGTTCAGCAAGGTAAAAGAATTCCAAGAAGAGGTGAAGTTGGACTGACAAGCGATGAAATCGAGAACTTTGAAAAGATAGGATACGTAATGAGTGGATCCAGGCACAGGGCGATCAACGCAATGAGAATAAAGAAAGAATCAATg GTTTTAACGGCAGAACAAGAAAGGGCTAAGATGTTAGAAAAATATCAAGCCAGAATGAATAAGGAGAATGAAATAGTAAACAACCTCAAGGAGATGCTAAgttag
- a CDS encoding DNA-directed RNA polymerase subunit RPB10: MIIPVRCFTCGKVIGHLWEKWLEMLKKNTPEGKALDELGLTRYCCRRMILTHVDLIEKLLVYNTKSRNVMSLSCCHPQF, from the exons ATGATTATTCCTGTCCGTTGTTTTACTTGTGGCAAGGTAATTGGTCACCTGTGGGAGAAGTGGCTCGAAATGCTTAAAAAGAACACGCCAGAGGG TAAAGCTCTAGATGAACTTGGACTCACTCGATACTGTTGTCGGAGGATGATTCTGACCCATGTGGATTTAATAGAGAAGCTTCTTGTATACAATA CGAAGTCCCGAAATGTTATGAGTTTAAGTTGTTGCCACCCTCAGTTTTAA
- a CDS encoding uncharacterized protein (nucleolar GTP-binding 1 domain containing protein), with amino-acid sequence MATKSQTYNFKGITTIPTAKKLIDVVLSQTQRKTPTEVHKQFKISRIRKFYMRKVKFCQQTIHDRLQRILTQLPQLNDIHPFYSDLCNVLYDRDHYKLALGQCNSIMRVVDRLAKDYVRQMKYGNSLYRCKMLKKAALGHMCKAVKRLEGSLKYLEEVRQHMSRLPSINPYTRTLILTGYPNVGKSSFMNLVSKANVDVQPYAFTTRSLYVGHFDHSLLRWQVIDTPGLLDHPLDERNTIEMTAITALAHIFCTVMFFIDVSESCGYSLAEQVALFKSIKPLFQNKPIVIVINKIDLVNFNPEALAELREYKWVLTSALTGEGVENAKVMACELLLETRLNTKVQNAPLEKLEKIGFVTEVEPSEDRPPVEPPLNVSEKVVTEKDLEEEFGGAGVYSIDLRKKHILENEEWKYDEVPEIYNGRNVVDFAYPGIEEKIKMLEREEQLLLQQLQTTKEDIEWENLVKREKILHDSIRQKKYERGLRKKHRAPVLNETIKLKKVRKDSKKRRQTKLQAMPIDYIRGGEKTERDEMKERLQTAIAKQRDGSVRQEKNVVKRVKLPKGTYRMNDRSIIAKKPKHMFSGKRKLGKTDRR; translated from the exons ATGGCAACTAAATCGCAAACATATAACTTTAAG gGTATTACCACAATACCGACCGCCAAGAAGCTCATAGACGTGGTTTTATCGCAAACGCAAAGGAAAACACCTACGGAAGtacataaacaatttaagaTATCGAGGATTCGAAAGTTTTACATGAGGAAGGTTAAATTTTGCCAGCAAACCATACATGATCGTTTGCAGCGCATCCTAACTCAGCTTCCACAACTAAAC GATATTCACCCTTTTTACTCTGATTTATGCAATGTTCTGTACGATAGAGACCACTATAAGCTGGCGCTTGGCCAATGTAACTCAATAATGAGAGTGGTGGATAGGTTGGCAAAGGACTACGTGAGGCAGATGAAGTACGGGAACTCACTGTACAGATGTAAGATGCTGAAGAAAGCAGCACTGGGACACATGTGCAAGGCAGTGAAGAGGCTGGAAGGGAGCttgaagtacctggaggaggTGAGGCAGCACATGTCGAGGTTGCCCTCAATAAACCC GTACACACGCACGCTGATACTGACAGGATACCCGAACGTGGGAAAGTCGTCATTCATGAACCTGGTGAGCAAGGCAAATGTAGACGTGCAGCCGTACGCATTCACGACGAGGTCGCTCTACGTGGGCCATTTCGACCACAGCCTGCTGAGGTGGCAGGTGATAGACACACCAGGACTGCTGGATCACCCACTGGACGAAAGAAACACAATAGAAATGACAGCAATAACAGCACTGGCGCACATATTCTGCACAGTGATGTTCTTCATAGACGTGTCGGAGAGCTGCGGATACTCGCTGGCAGAGCAAGTAGCACTGTTCAAGTCAATCAAGCCGCTCTTCCAGAATAAGCCAATAGTAATCGTGATCAACAAAATAGACCTTGTCAACTTTAACCCAGAGGCACTGGCGGAGCTGAGAGAGTACAAGTGGGTGCTGACATCAGCGCTGACGGGCGAGGGAGTGGAAAACGCAAAAGTGATGGCTTGCGAGCTCCTGCTGGAAACAAGACTGAACACGAAGGTGCAGAACGCGCCACTGGAGAAGTTAGAGAAGATAGGGTTCGTGACTGAGGTGGAGCCGAGTGAGGACAGGCCACCAGTGGAGCCACCGCTGAACGTGTCAGAGAAGGTGGTAACTGaaaaggacctggaggaggagtTCGGAGGAGCAGGAGTGTACTCAATAGACCTAAGAA AAAAACACATTCTGGAAAACGAAGAGTGGAAGTACGACGAAGTCCCGGAAATATACAACGGAAGGAACGTGGTGGACTTCGCATACCCAGGAATCGAAGAGAAGATAAAGATGCTGGAAAGAGAAGAGCAACTGCTGCTGCAACAGCTACAGACGACGAAAGAAGAC ATTGAGTGGGAAAATCTGGTTAAAAGGGAGAAGATACTCCACGATAGCATAAGGCAGAAGAAGTACGAAAGAGGCCTGAGGAAAAAGCACAGAGCACCAGTGCTTAACGAGACGATCAAACTTAAGAAAGTGAGGAAGGACTCGAAGAAGAGAAGACAGACGAAGCTGCAAGCAATGCCAATAGACTACATAAGAGGAGGAGAAAAAACGGAGAGAGACGAGATGAAAGAGAGGCTGCAGACTGCAATAGCGAAACAGAGAGATGGCAGCGTGAGGCAGGAGAAGAACGTAGTTAAGAGGGTGAAGCTGCCGAAGGGAACGTACAGAATGAACGACAGGTCGATCATCGCGAAGAAACCCAAACACATGTTCTCGGGAAAGCGCAAATTGGGGAAGACCGATCGCAGGTGA
- a CDS encoding heat shock protein — protein MPVLGVDVGSSTSTVATILRGAIDIVLNDVSQRYTPTCVSYGDLQRIFGDQANTQIVSNFRNTCRGFLNVLGLSTSEDHWNVTELDKFFNSTAFTVDEKGHLAYQVTNGGKTTTVSALAVLTGYLSYLTELAEKYTGGVCREVVMSHPSWFSEYQKNLMVASVRATGSNCLRLISEGFAMAMDYGMYRLKQLSDETATTVALVNVGHSHTTVALVDFFASYCVVLSEVSDRDLGGRYLECMLMREMCQEFSKKYKLDPLANNKTRLKVEAVASKVKRVLSANSDSSYSLECLMEDYDLTGNVKREEFESMCSKEFLPRLSELLTTALRESGRTQDAIHSVEVVGGITRVPCIQALISTVFNKPISKTLNADESVARGCVLQGAINSKHYMVRKYNVVEKLRRPLSVSALPGLGPFTQMQKVERIVVAEVGSSKSEVYVLRVPFEPPFTVLSSFDDPRVNSRHQLPTFQYTLTAVPAPGNEGEKAEKEEGKEGEKSQSEKEEEDVEKYLNKVEKECSKNEGNKEEGVPKIDKDANGWIVKFQFDETGSLLSYCRGLDVCVVSPYKFDLEQLATNEANQRRKDMNETIRLKTLNDLETYVYAARDKLNNTHVEFVEGKVQAHMLKKLDEVENWLYENRLGTLADFEAKHNSLSTMFEPVENNYRVYTNKEQNLGNFFTRLKQIYDYAVGREGDWTNVPEGERAEVANRINGLNNTTMELVEKEKNMPKYNNPLYTMEQLEEQINLLKNEMEHLIKKYKVVEEPKSKETKSEEKKDGEEENEEMEDAEEGNRDDSEFMEAQEIP, from the exons atgcCAGTATTAGGTGTAGATGTGGGATCTTCTACATCGACCGTTGCAACAATCCTCCGAGGAGCAATAGATATTGTACTAAACGACGTATCTCAAAGATATACACC AACGTGCGTGTCGTACGGTGATTTACAAAGAATTTTTGGAGATCAAGCAAATACTCAAATAGTCTCAAATTTTAGAAATACCTGTAGAggatttttaaatgtgttagGGCTTAGTACAAGCGAAGACCACTGGAACGTTACAGAACTAGATAAATTCTTTAATTCAACAGCATTTACAGTTGATGAAAAGGGACACTTGGCATATCAG GTAACAAATGGAGGTAAAACGACGACAGTGTCAGCGTTAGCAGTGCTGACAGGATACCTGAGTTATTTGACGGAGTTGGCAGAGAAGTACACGGGAGGAGTGTGCAGAGAAGTAGTGATGTCGCACCCAAGCTGGTTCTCGGAGTACCAAAAGAACCTGATGGTGGCATCAGTGAGAGCAACGGGCTCAAACTGCCTGAGATTAATCTCAGAAGGGTTCGCAATGGCAATGGACTACGGAATGTACAGACTGAAGCAGCTCAGCGACGaaacagcaacaacagtGGCACTTGTCAACGTAGGACACTCGCACACGACAGTGGCACTGGTGGACTTCTTCGCAAGCTACTGCGTAGTCCTCTCGGAAGTCTCGGACAGAGACCTGGGAGGAAGGTACCTGGAGTGCATGCTCATGAGGGAGATGTGCCAAGAGTTCagcaaaaaatataagttgGACCCTCTGGCGAACAACAAGACGAGGCTGAAGGTGGAAGCAGTAGCGTCGAAGGTGAAAAGAGTGCTCTCGGCGAACTCGGACTCGTCATACTCACTGGAGTGTCTAATGGAAGACTACGACCTAACAG GCAACGTGAAGAGAGAGGAATTTGAAAGCATGTGCTCTAAGGAATTTTTACCGAGGCTCTCGGAACTACTGACAACAGCACTCAGAGAGTCAGGAAGAACGCAAGACGCAATACACTCGGTGGAAGTGGTGGGAGGAATAACGAGAGTGCCGTGCATACAAGCACTGATATCGACAGTGTTCAACAAGCCAATAAGCAAGACACTCAACGCAGATGAATCGGTGGCAAGAGGATGCGTACTACAG GGAGCGATCAACAGTAAACACTACATGGTTAGAAAATATAACGTGGTAGAAAAGCTGAGGAGACCACTTAGCGTGAGTGCACTTCCAGGTTTAGGGCCATTCACACAAAT gcAAAAGGTGGAAAGGATAGTAGTGGCAGAAGTAGGAAGTAGCAAGAGTGAAGTGTATGTGTTGAGAGTGCCATTTGAGCCGCCGTTCACAGTGTTGTCGTCATTTGATGACCCAAGAGTAAATAGTAGACACCAGCTCCCGACATTCCAGTACACACTGACGGCAGTACCGGCACCAGGAAATGAAGGAGAAAAGGcggaaaaggaggaaggtaaggaaggagaaaagAGTCAatcagaaaaggaagaagaagacgtaGAAAAGTACCTTAATAAAGTGGAAAAGGAATGTAGTAAGAATGAAGGTAATAAAGAGGAGGGAGTGCCAAAGATAGATAAGGACGCAAACGGATGGATAGTAAAGTTTCAATTCGATGAAACAGGAAGTCTGCTATCATACTGCAGAGGATTGGATGTGTGCGTAGTGTCGCCATATAAGTTTGACCTGGAACAATTGGCAACAAACGAAGCAAACCAGAGAAGAAAGGACATGAACGAGACGATAAGACTGAAGACACTTAATGACCTGGAAACGTACGTGTACGCAGCAAGAGATAAGTTGAATAACACGCACGTAGAGTTCGTGGAGGGGAAGGTGCAGGCACACATGCTTAAAAAATTGGATGAAGTGGAAAACTGGCTCTACGAAAACAGACTGGGAACTCTGGCAGATTTTGAAGCGAAGCACAACAGCCTGTCAACAATGTTTGAACCAGTGGAAAATAACTACAGAGTGTACACGAACAAGGAGCAGAACCTGGGAAACTTCTTCACGAGACTGAAGCAAATATACGACTACGCAGTGGGAAGGGAAGGAGACTGGACGAACGTGCCGGAAGGAGAAAGAGCAGAAGTGGCAAACAGGATTAACGGACTGAACAACACGACGATGGAGCTGgtggaaaaggaaaagaacATGCCGAAGTACAATAACCCGCTGTACACAATGGAACAGCTGGAGGAGCAAATTAACCTGctgaaaaatgaaatggAACACCTAATAAAGAAGTATAAGGTGGTGGAGGAGCCGAAGAGCAAGGAAACGAAGAGCGAAGAGAAAAAGGATGGCGAAGAGGAGAACGAAGAAATGGAGGACGCAGAGGAGGGAAACAGGGACGACAGCGAGTTCATGGAAGCACAGGAAATACCATGA
- a CDS encoding ADP-ribosylation factor produces the protein MGNAIAKLLSLLHAKRDVRILMVGLDASGKTTILYKLKLGEVVTTIPTIGFNVETVEYRNLSLNVWDVGGQDKIRPLWKHYYTNSQAVIFVVDCNDRERIPDAKEELHKMMNEDELRGAVLLIYANKQDLPNAISPTELSGLLGLEHFRDRKWYIQASCATAGTGLYEGMDWLTGELKNKP, from the exons ATGGGAAACGCTATAGCCAAGTTGCTTAGTTTACTCCACGCCAAGAGGGACGTTAGAATCCTCATGGTCGGCCTCGACGCATCCGGCAAAACcacaattttatataagCTAAAACTCGGTGAAGTGGTCACCACTATACCCACCATTGGTTTTAATGTCGAAACTGTAGAGTACAGGAACCTGTCCCTAAACGTGTGGGACGTTGGAGGCCAGGACAAG ATTCGACCCTTGTGGAAGCATTACTACACAAACTCACAAGCTGTCATATTCGTTGTAGATTGCAACGACAGGGAGCGAATTCCCGACGCCAAGGAGGAGTTGCACAAGATGATGAATGAAGATGAGCTCAGAGGGGCTGTTCTCTTAATATACGCCAACAAGCAGGACCTCCCAAACGCTATAAGTCCCACTGAGCTTTCCGGTCTTTTGGGACTCGAACATTTCAGGGACAGGAAATG GTATATTCAAGCTTCTTGTGCCACTGCGGGTACAGGCCTTTATGAGGGCATGGATTGGCTGACGGGAGAGCTGAAAAACAAACCATGA
- a CDS encoding Conserved hypothetical protein (0), producing MFFKFIITSLVYFSHVDALIHSFSHLHKLPLLGNYLAIKRCIYHEKTEPSRAVIHITNKDAYDKASYDHHLLKHLSDGDYRRKQLFESHTELLNGTQNLTHLNVLITHFITDLLNEYTLYFFELLPALYLEDDLRRNLHRFLEAFQQKLIELFKVSMISIIDASPRSRILILLNSVQFRVMVDKMVQLCNILSLEYEFEKLEHVMKSANDERFTRVATWTVVHSEALKRGLVMLSRMLVIAALNNLVVPLLFKFLLQIIPRDFPGYSILQYLLRCFNISFK from the coding sequence atgttttttaaatttattatcacGTCGcttgtatattttagtcATGTTGATGCTCTTATACACAGTTTTAGTCACCTGCATAAGCTTCCCCTACTTGGAAACTACTTGGCGATCAAAAGGTGCATCTATCATGAGAAAACTGAGCCTTCTAGAGCCGTTATTCATATAACGAACAAAGACGCCTATGACAAGGCTAGTTATGACCATCATCTCCTGAAGCATCTGTCAGACGGAGATTATCGCAGGAAACAACTTTTTGAGTCACACACAGAGCTATTAAACGGCACGCAGAACCTAACACACCTCAATGTTCTAATTACTCACTTCATAACTGACCTGCTCAatgaatacacactatatttttttgaGTTGCTGCCCGCTCTGTACCTTGAGGACGATCTGAGGAGGAATCTTCATAGATTTTTGGAAGCATTTCAGCAAAAACTCATCGAGTTATTCAAGGTTTCCATGATCTCAATCATAGACGCCTCTCCAAGGAGTCGAATATTGATCTTACTCAACTCGGTACAGTTCAGGGTCATGGTTGACAAGATGGTACAGctgtgtaatatattgaGTTTGGAGTACGAGTTTGAAAAGCTAGAGCACGTAATGAAGTCCGCTAACGACGAGAGGTTCACCAGAGTGGCTACATGGACGGTGGTTCACTCAGAAGCCTTGAAGAGGGGCCTGGTGATGTTGAGCAGGATGTTGGTTATTGCCGCACTCAATAACCTCGTTGTCCCGCTTTTGTTCAAATTTTTGCTTCAAATAATACCGCGAGACTTTCCAGGCTACTCGATACTTCAATACCTGCTTAGATGCTTTAacatttcatttaaatga
- a CDS encoding heat shock protein 90 gives MASKEETKDQEVYAFNADISQLLSLIINAFYSNKEIFLRELISNASDALEKIRYEAIKDPKKIEDQPDYYIRLYADKNANTLTIEDSGIGMTKADLVNNLGTIAKSGTRAFMEALQAGSDMSMIGQFGVGFYSAYLVADKVTVVSKNNDDDQYVWESSASGHFTVKKDDSHEPLKRGTRLILHLKEDQTEYLEERRLKDLVKKHSEFISFPISLSVEKTEETEVTNVKREWEMLNKQKPIWMRQPSEVTNEEYASFYKNLTNDWEDHLAVKHFSVEGQLEFKALLFVPKRAPFDMFESRKKKNNVKLYVRRVFIMDDCEELIPEWLSFVKGVVDSEDLPLNISRETLQQNKILKVIRKNLVKKCLELFNELTEKKEDFKKFYEQFSKNLKLGIHEDNANRTKISELLRFETTKSGDEMVSLKEYVDRMKTDQKFIYYITGESKQAVSTSPFLESLKARDYEVIYMTDPIDEYAVQQIKEFEGKKLKCCTKEGLDLDGDEEEKKSFEALKTEMEPLCKHIKEVLHDKVEKVVCGSRFTDSPCALVTSEFGWSANMERIMKAQALRDSSITSYMLSKKIMEINPRHSIMKELKNRAATDKTDKTVKDLVWLLYDTALLTSGFNLDEPTQFGNRIYRMIKLGLSLDDEEQHEEAMPPLDEPVLDSKMEEVD, from the exons ATGGCATCAAAGGAGGAAACTAAAGATCAGGAGGTTTACGCTTTTAATGCCGATATCTCCCAACTTCTCA GCTTGATCATCAACGCGTTCTACAGCAACAAGGAAATATTCCTTCGTGAGCTGATCAGCAACGCAAGCGACGCTCTGGAGAAGATCAGGTACGAGGCAATCAAGGATCCGAAAAAGATTGAGGATCAGCCAGACTACTATATCAGACTGTACGCCGACAAGAATGCAAACACACTCACAATCGAGGACTCGGGAATTGGGATGACCAAGGCAGACCTCGTAAACAACTTGGGAACCATAGCCAAGTCAGGAACAAGAGCATTCATGGAGGCACTGCAGGCAGGCTCAGACATGTCGATGATCGGCCAGTTCGGTGTGGGATTCTACTCAGCGTACCTGGTGGCAGATAAGGTGACGGTTGTCTCCAAAAACAACGACGACGACCAGTACGTGTGGGAGTCTAGTGCGTCAGGACACTTCACAGTGAAGAAGGACGACTCGCACGAGCCCCTGAAGAGAGGAACGAGACTGATCCTgcacctgaaggaggaccagacggagtacctggaggagaGGAGActgaaggacctggtgaagAAGCACAGCGAGTTCATCTCCTTCCCAATCTCACTCTCAGTGGAGAAGACGGAGGAGACTGAG gtgaCGAACGTGAAGAGGGAGTGGGAGATGCTGAACAAGCAGAAGCCGATCTGGATGAGGCAGCCGTCTGAGGTCACGAACGAGGAGTACGCATCCTTCTACAAAAACCTCACGAACGACTGGGAGGATCACCTGGCAGTGAAGCACTTCAGCGTCGAGGGGCAGCTGGAGTTCAAGGCGCTGCTGTTCGTGCCGAAGAGAGCGCCCTTTGACATGTTCGAGtcgaggaagaagaagaacaacgTTAAGCTCTACGTGAGGCGCGTCTTCATCATGGACGACTGCGAGGAGCTGATCCCGGAGTGGCTCTCTTTCGTCAAGGGCGTGGTGGACTCGGAGGACCTGCCGCTCAACATCTCGAGAGAGACGCTGCAGCAGAACAAGATCCTGAAGGTGATCAGGAAGAACCTCGTGAAGAAGTGCCTCGAGCTGTTCAACGAGTTGacagagaagaaggaggacttCAAGAAGTTCTACGAACAGTTCAGcaagaacctgaagctggGCATTCACGAGGACAACGCGAACAGGACGAAG ATCTCGGAACTGCTGAGGTTTGAGACCACGAAGAGCGGAGACGAGATGGTCTCGCTGAAGGAGTATGTGGACAGGATGAAGACGGATCAGAAGTTCATCTACTACATCACGGGAGAGTCGAAGCAGGCAGTGTCGACGAGTCCATTCCTGGAGTCGCTCAAGGCACGCGACTACGAAGTCATATACATGACTGACCCAATAGACGAGTACGCAGTGCAGCAGATTAAGGAGTTCGAAGGAAAGAAACTCAAGTGCTGCACGAAGGAGGGTCTGGACCTCGACGgcgacgaggaggaaaagaagaGCTTCGAGGCACTGAAGACGGAAATGGAGCCTCTCTGCAAGCACATCAAGGAGGTGCTGCACGACAAGGTGGAGAAGGTGGTGTGCGGATCGAGGTTTACAGACTCGCCCTGCGCACTCGTGACCTCAGAGTTCGGATGGTCGGCGAACATGGAGCGCATAATGAAGGCACAGGCACTGAGAGACTCCTCAATAACA AGTTATATGCTGAGTAAGAAGATCATGGAGATCAACCCGAGGCACAGCATAATGAAGGAGCTCAAAAACAGAGCAGCCACAGATAAAACGGACAAGACGGTGAAGGACCTGGTCTGGCTGCTGTACGATACGGCACTCCTGACCTCAGGATTCAACTTGGACGAACCCACACAGTTCGGTAACAGAATTTACAGGATGATCAAGCTGGGACTGTCGctggacgacgaggagcagCACGAGGAGGCAATGCCGCCGCTCGACGAGCCTGTGCTGGATTCTAAGATGGAAGAGGTCGACTAA
- a CDS encoding 60S ribosomal protein L37: MGKSGKGTGSFGLCNSTTHTLCLRCGNRSFHSTKKRCASCGYPDAKTRHYNWSFKAKRRKTVGTGRCRYLKTMPRRFKNKFREGTKPPSKK; the protein is encoded by the exons ATGGGTAAGTCAGGAAAGGGAACAGGGTCATTCGGTCTCTGTAACAGCACTACCCACACTCTGTGCCTCAGATGCGGAAACCGCTCGTTTCATAGTACGAAAAAAAGATGCGCCTCGTGCG GATACCCTGATGCAAAGACCCGCCACTATAACTGGTCGTTCAAGGCAAAGAGAAGGAAAACAGTGGGAACGGGAAGATGCAGATACCTGAAGACAATGCCAAGGCGCTTTAAGAACAAGTTCCGCGAAGGAACGAAACCACCCTCCAAAAAGTGA